Within Halonatronomonas betaini, the genomic segment AATATTAATTTAATACTTGACAAATTTAATTTTTAGGTTTATAATATAGACAAATAGTAAAAATAAATTTAAGGAGGTGATCGAAGTGGGTTTCCTAAACAATATTTTAAAGTTAGACAATAAAGAAATTAAACTGAAAGAAGATCACAGAGAAGATTTCTATCAGCAGCATGTTCAAGATTGTCTAAAGCAGGGTCAGAATTTTCTATAATAAAAATATAAAAATTTAAGGAGTGATAAATATGTTAAATATAATGAATCTATTTAATTTAAAAAGAGATGATAAGATTAAGCTAAACAACGGCGAAGACATTCGAGAAGAGCATATCCAGAACGGCTTAAAGAATTATCAGGGTCAGATCTTTTAAATAAAAAGTTATCAGGAGGTGTTGTGAGATGATTAAGATATGAAAACTGGTCAGGTTCTAATAAAACTTGAGTCTAAGACAGCTAAATTAGTGAAAGATACTTAAAGTCCCCTTAGTGATAAACTATCAAGGGGACTTTTTTTATTTGGACTACAAATTTTATTGTTAGATTTTAATTATATAATCACTCTGGCTTGCCAGTTAAATTATTAATTCACCTAAATATATTGCTATCGATTATCAATAATGATACAATTGAACTACTAAAAATTTTGTAGAGTAATATTATACGAGGAGATATAAATGGATATACTAATAGTAGATGATTCTGAAAGTATCAGGGTATTTCTTGAGCAAATTTTAAAGAGCTGTAATTATGACAGTTTAAGCTTTGCTACTGATGGCCAGGAAGCCCTTGCCATGGTAGATAAAAAGCTACAATCTGGTGAAGAATATGATTTAATATTATTAGATATTATTTTGCCTGAAATGAATGGTATTGAGATCTGCTCAATATTAAAAAAAGAATATAAACTAGATGAAGTTCCAATTATAATGGTCACAGGCAGAGAAGATAAGGAAACCTTAAAGAATGCCTTTGCCGCAGGGGCAATGGATTATATTACTAAGCCAATATCTACTGTAGAATTAAAAGCAAGGGTACGGTCAGCTCTCAAGTTAAGGCAGGCTGTGAAAAAGAGAATAGCTAGAGAAAAAGAACTGGAGAAGTTAACAATAGAGCTTCAAAATGCTAATAAAAAACTAAATAAATTAGCATCGATTGATGGGCTTACAGGGCTTTCTAATCGGAGATATTTCGATAAAGCTTTAGAAAAGGAAGCAGCAAGAATGGCAAGGGAAGATAAAAAGTTAGGCATACTAATGATTGATATTGATAACTTTAAAAATTATAACGATTTATATGGACATCAGGCAGGAGATGACTGTTTAAAAAAGGTAGCTTCAACTATCTCAGAGACTGTTTTTAGGCCAGGGGATTTAGCTGCTCGCTATGGCGGTGAAGAGTTCGTTGTGATTCTACCTGATACTGATAGAGAAGGTATATATGAAGTGGCTGAAAGGATTAGACAGGCGATTGAAAATCTTGGGATTGAGCACAATGATTCC encodes:
- a CDS encoding GGDEF domain-containing response regulator — encoded protein: MDILIVDDSESIRVFLEQILKSCNYDSLSFATDGQEALAMVDKKLQSGEEYDLILLDIILPEMNGIEICSILKKEYKLDEVPIIMVTGREDKETLKNAFAAGAMDYITKPISTVELKARVRSALKLRQAVKKRIAREKELEKLTIELQNANKKLNKLASIDGLTGLSNRRYFDKALEKEAARMAREDKKLGILMIDIDNFKNYNDLYGHQAGDDCLKKVASTISETVFRPGDLAARYGGEEFVVILPDTDREGIYEVAERIRQAIENLGIEHNDSPVAGHVTVSIGAAVSNLKNNEDGETIVKLADDALYQAKENGRNQTVIASQNN